A genome region from Tolypothrix sp. PCC 7712 includes the following:
- a CDS encoding PAS domain S-box protein, whose amino-acid sequence MSHPSLLTILLIDDCAEDRVTYRRFLQHDSRYIYRILEFDTATAAMNWCHYETPDVVLLDFALPNGDGLDFIRQFREHLRNTQSAVIMVTGQGDETIAVQAMKNGAQDYLLKSQLTATILHSAIHYAVEQVRLLRQLEQSREQQHLVAAIALRIRQSLKLEEILRITAKEVRQFLKADRVLVYQFQPDMSGVVVAESVLPGWTVSLGAKIQDTCFQEGARDKYYQGKKRAINNIYQAGLTDCYLQLLEQFEVKANLAVPILVKDSLWGLLIAHQCSRTRNWEAMELELLDQLGVQLSLAIQQANAYEQLQTELKERKSIEAALQASEEKLKLTLDFAHIGYWERNFITDEIFASDNAIRCFGYERKSIKVTNEEWLNSIHPEDQEWVQQQLQQAIANKTDYVVEYRVVWADHSIHWISSSGRAVYDNNGLPLVMLGVLIDISDRKQAEEKLRESEERFRSTFEQAAVGISHVSLSGEFIRLNQKFCDITGYPPTELQKLTFQDITYPDDVVAGLQQSQRLITGEIQTFSLEKRYIRQDGAIVWANLTCSLVRDRLGAPKYFISVIEDISQRKQMEAELQQHQERLNMALEVADMGNWDWNITTGEIYWSPNLERLFGMVPGTFNGNYETVVSMMHPEDQESVLQAINAAVSQKQEYNIEFRFIKPDGTARWALGKGKVFYDEQGNPTRIMGIDLDITERKQAEAIIKESEERFRHIADSSPVLIWLSGIDKLCHYFNSSWLEFTGRTLEQELGNGWLERLHPDDYQNCLDSYINAFDSRQDFQIEYRLQRFDGEYRWILDTGVPRFTSEGEFLGYMGSCIDISDRILAEQALQQLNQELEARVEQRTAALKESEERWQLALKGSNDGIWDWNLKTNEVFFSTRWKEMQGFSEDEIDANIEEWWSRIHPDDYERFITALNEHFNQKTPFFCEECRVKHKNSSYIWVLNRGQALWDESGNVIRMSGATKDITERKQAETELLALSSLQQAILDGSDYAIISVNSQGTIQTFNAGAQKMLGYTLEEAINYTPELFHDLAEIQQRLEIFARELGRPSLSRPEFFTLKTQDGTYEEEWTYIRKNGDRFPVLVSVTCLRNPDGEIWGFLAIAKDITQQKQMEAELKKNAAHLATAQQIARLGSWEFDFQTQQIYWSAESFEIYGRDPQSGMPTYAELRQSIHPDDLARHDDVVEQASQQGKSYELEYRFYRADGSLRYALVRGEVILDARGEPKQFIGTVQDITDRKLAEEQLRNLSDRLSLALQSGAIATWDWDIIHNQNHWDERMYKLYGIVPGSEGWALYQDWLNVIHPDDRAQAEANAQAALRGEKEFNIEFRAIHPDGSIRHIKAAAIVQRNQQGEVQRAVGINYDITELKQIEAALRESESRYATLAEASPVAIFRIDAQGNCVYMNERWSEMTGRATASALGTGWLDAVHPEDREYMLMHRSQSLSKTPRLIRNEGRHLLPDGTVTWFYAQLVPETNADGNLIGYIGTLTDITSRKQIEAALWESERRYASLAEASPVAIFRIDGAGQCIYVNERWSEMTGRPAEEAMGYKWLNAIYPEDRDRFLDHMCNLSEPQRLRQDEGRHLLPDGSIAWFYVQVLTETDPEGNIIGYVGTLTDINARKEAEIALQESERRYATLAQAAPVAIFRFDTTGNCTYVNDRWSEMTGRPVEDAMGLNWLQAIHPEDRDRAWQKWYQWSQTSQLGEIYRSEGRHLQPDGTITWYYCYVLAETNSEGSIIGYIGTLADITARKAAEIALQESERRYANLAEASPVAIYQLDAEDNCIYVNERWSEMTGRPAEDAMGFKWFESIHPDDRDRLKKEWEQWLGTYQQGEVYHNEGRHLWPDGKITWFDCYLLPETNPAGTIIGYIGTLVDTTDRKATEIALQESERRYANLAQAAPVAIFRFDNEINCVYVNNRWSQITGRPAEAAMGRQWLEAIHPDDRDRMGKEWAQWMQTHKPGEIYKHQGRHIWPDGRITWFDSYVLPETNQESKIIGYIGTIVDITDRKEAEIALQESERRYATLAEAAPVGIYRFDTEGNCVYVNEIWSEMTGRPTQEALGKGWIKALHPDDREQLLTATSTSLAQKSRKISEGRHLKPDGSISWFYSQMVPEIDANGNVLGYIGTLTDITVRKEAEIALKESERRYATLAEAVPVGIIRFDAQGHCIYVNERWSEMTGQAITAALGMGYLDVLHPEDRDQLLLEWSQWRQSPQPRRLFQREGRYIRPDGNINWFSGYALPEINPDGIVVGYVGTLTDITERKRNEDKLRKLSDRLTLALQSGGFGIWEWDIVNDVLFWDERMYELYGVQPSEFDGVYETWMQRIHPEDRAASEELSERVRRGEMEYNTEFRVVHPDGSIRYIKAYALIKRNQQGEALRMVGVNYDMTERKLAELELIRNRDLREVIYHESTDAIFLVDPQTLLTIDCNRRAVELFAANHKGNLIGIAGHTLHRQPFSEDELAAIAAEMESKGFWSREIEYVNYQGDSFWGNIAAKPITVAGRRLNLVRITDISDRKQTEEILTTYTRELADLYNHAPCGYHSLDVDGRFVNINDTELEWLGYSYEEIIGQHFIDYITEASRPAFLENYPQFKERGWVKDLEFDMICKDGTILPVLLNATAVKGEDGTFISSRSSIFDIRDRKQAERELQESRTMLRLVLDTIPQRVFWKDCESRYLGCNPSFANDCQQTPDEIIGKTDLDLTWSEFAHLYQADDAFVINTKTAKLGYEEPNVNLNGEQVWLRTSKVPLTNSTGEVIGVLGSYEDITQRKQAEEQLQHTNQQLAHANVELARATRLKDEFLANMSHELRTPLNAILGMSEGLQESVFGEVNERQIKAISTIERSGKHLLELINDILDLSKIESGKLELQLSDVPVRTLCDASISFIKQMALKKNIGLSTRIADNLGNIYVDDRRLRQVLINLLSNAIKFTPEGGSVRLEICLEEAGEQKNRKAEVANSPSSSSSPTSPSSPTSPSSPTSPTSPTSPTSPHICFSVIDTGIGIRTEDISRLFQPFMQLDSSLNRQYNGTGLGLALVQRIATLHGGTVSVSSKVGEGSCFIVRIPYQTNDPLSTMQVTAPSPSHRLPADNTQVLIIEDSIPAAEQITRYLSEMGMQPAVYPRGEGSVEEAIRIQPAFILLDLQLPNLSGWDVLNQLQNNPETKEIPVIIISVVDERTKGLAQGAAEYIVKPITRQQFQATLEKLQYIPRHDSTALIVVPQASAKSPLILLAEDNQANIDTMSGYLESRGYRLILAKNGQQALEVAKSQQPDLIVMDVQMPVMDGIEAMRHLRQDRQFDHVPIIALTALAMPGDRENCLDAGANEYLSKPIKLKQLAVTIQQLLGR is encoded by the coding sequence ATGAGTCACCCCTCCCTACTAACTATTTTGCTGATTGACGATTGTGCTGAAGATCGGGTGACTTACCGTCGCTTTTTGCAGCACGATAGCCGCTATATTTATCGCATTTTAGAGTTTGATACAGCAACCGCAGCAATGAACTGGTGCCACTACGAGACCCCAGATGTGGTTTTGCTAGATTTTGCGTTGCCTAATGGTGATGGCTTGGACTTTATTCGGCAGTTTAGAGAACATCTGAGAAATACGCAATCGGCTGTGATTATGGTGACTGGGCAAGGAGATGAAACTATTGCTGTACAAGCAATGAAAAATGGTGCCCAGGATTATTTACTCAAAAGCCAGCTGACAGCGACAATTTTGCACAGCGCCATTCATTATGCAGTAGAGCAGGTGCGCTTATTACGGCAATTAGAACAAAGTCGAGAGCAACAACACTTAGTTGCAGCAATTGCTTTAAGAATTCGCCAGTCTTTGAAACTAGAAGAAATATTGCGGATTACAGCTAAAGAAGTGCGCCAGTTTCTGAAGGCAGATCGGGTATTAGTTTATCAATTTCAGCCGGATATGAGTGGCGTTGTGGTAGCGGAATCAGTGCTTCCTGGTTGGACGGTTTCTTTAGGGGCAAAAATTCAAGATACTTGCTTTCAAGAAGGAGCAAGAGATAAATATTACCAAGGAAAAAAACGAGCGATCAATAATATTTATCAAGCGGGTTTAACAGATTGTTATTTACAGCTATTAGAACAATTTGAAGTCAAAGCCAATTTAGCAGTTCCCATTTTGGTAAAGGATAGTTTATGGGGATTATTAATTGCTCACCAATGTTCTAGAACGCGCAATTGGGAAGCGATGGAACTAGAGTTGCTGGATCAGCTAGGGGTGCAATTATCACTGGCAATTCAGCAAGCAAATGCCTATGAGCAACTGCAGACAGAACTAAAAGAACGAAAATCAATAGAAGCGGCACTGCAAGCTAGCGAAGAAAAGCTGAAACTGACCCTAGATTTTGCTCATATTGGCTATTGGGAGCGGAACTTTATTACCGATGAAATATTTGCTAGCGACAATGCCATTCGCTGTTTTGGCTATGAAAGAAAGAGCATCAAAGTTACTAATGAAGAGTGGTTGAACTCGATTCATCCTGAGGATCAAGAATGGGTACAACAACAATTACAGCAAGCGATCGCCAACAAAACAGATTATGTTGTGGAATATCGAGTAGTATGGGCAGATCACAGCATTCACTGGATATCATCAAGCGGCAGGGCAGTTTACGACAATAACGGACTTCCATTAGTGATGCTGGGCGTATTGATAGATATCAGCGATCGCAAACAAGCTGAAGAAAAACTCCGAGAAAGTGAAGAACGCTTCCGCAGCACCTTTGAGCAAGCCGCAGTAGGAATTAGCCATGTATCGCTGAGTGGGGAATTTATCCGCCTTAACCAAAAGTTTTGTGACATTACCGGCTATCCTCCCACTGAACTCCAAAAATTAACCTTTCAGGATATTACCTATCCAGATGATGTCGTAGCTGGGTTACAGCAGAGTCAGAGGCTAATCACAGGAGAAATTCAGACTTTTTCTCTAGAAAAGCGGTATATTCGCCAGGATGGCGCGATTGTCTGGGCGAATTTGACTTGTTCTCTAGTACGCGATCGCTTAGGCGCACCGAAATATTTCATTTCTGTGATTGAAGATATCTCCCAGCGCAAGCAAATGGAAGCGGAACTTCAGCAGCATCAGGAGCGGTTGAATATGGCTCTGGAAGTTGCTGATATGGGTAACTGGGACTGGAATATTACTACAGGAGAAATTTATTGGTCACCTAACCTGGAACGACTATTTGGTATGGTTCCTGGAACTTTCAACGGGAATTATGAAACCGTTGTATCCATGATGCACCCAGAGGATCAAGAATCTGTTTTACAAGCAATTAATGCTGCTGTCTCTCAAAAACAAGAATATAACATCGAATTTCGCTTTATCAAACCTGATGGTACAGCACGCTGGGCACTTGGAAAAGGAAAGGTTTTTTATGACGAGCAAGGTAATCCTACTCGGATAATGGGTATTGATTTAGACATTACTGAACGTAAGCAAGCGGAAGCAATCATCAAGGAAAGTGAAGAAAGATTCCGCCACATAGCAGATAGCAGCCCTGTCCTGATTTGGTTGTCGGGAATTGACAAATTATGCCATTATTTCAATAGTAGTTGGTTAGAATTTACTGGCAGAACCTTAGAACAAGAACTGGGTAATGGTTGGTTAGAAAGATTACACCCAGATGATTATCAAAATTGCCTAGACTCTTATATCAATGCCTTTGATAGCCGCCAAGACTTCCAAATTGAATATCGGCTGCAACGCTTTGATGGTGAATATCGTTGGATTTTGGATACAGGAGTCCCCCGATTTACCAGTGAAGGTGAATTTTTAGGTTATATGGGTTCCTGCATTGATATTAGCGATCGCATTCTGGCAGAACAGGCATTACAACAGCTCAATCAAGAACTCGAAGCCAGAGTAGAACAACGTACCGCCGCTTTAAAAGAAAGCGAAGAACGCTGGCAATTAGCGCTCAAAGGCAGCAATGATGGTATTTGGGATTGGAACCTCAAGACTAATGAGGTGTTCTTCTCAACGCGCTGGAAAGAAATGCAGGGCTTTAGCGAGGATGAAATAGATGCCAATATTGAAGAATGGTGGAGCAGAATTCATCCTGATGATTATGAACGCTTCATAACAGCATTGAATGAGCATTTTAACCAAAAAACGCCATTTTTCTGTGAAGAATGCCGAGTAAAGCACAAAAATAGCTCTTACATTTGGGTATTAAATCGGGGTCAGGCTTTGTGGGATGAATCGGGTAATGTCATTCGCATGAGTGGTGCGACAAAGGATATTACCGAACGCAAACAAGCAGAAACCGAGTTGTTAGCTCTGAGCAGTCTGCAACAGGCAATTTTAGATGGCTCTGATTATGCGATTATTTCCGTCAATTCTCAGGGCACGATCCAAACCTTTAATGCTGGTGCCCAAAAGATGTTGGGCTATACACTAGAAGAAGCGATTAATTACACTCCAGAACTGTTTCATGATTTGGCAGAAATTCAGCAACGCTTAGAAATTTTTGCCAGAGAATTAGGCAGGCCCAGCTTGTCAAGACCAGAATTTTTCACCCTTAAAACCCAAGATGGCACTTACGAAGAAGAATGGACATACATTCGCAAAAATGGCGATCGCTTTCCAGTTTTAGTATCAGTGACCTGTCTGCGTAACCCAGATGGTGAAATTTGGGGATTTCTTGCCATTGCCAAAGATATTACCCAACAAAAACAGATGGAAGCAGAACTCAAAAAAAATGCCGCCCATCTTGCTACTGCCCAGCAAATTGCCCGTCTGGGTAGTTGGGAATTTGACTTTCAAACCCAACAGATCTATTGGTCGGCAGAAAGCTTTGAGATTTATGGACGTGATCCTCAGTCTGGGATGCCAACCTACGCAGAATTACGCCAGTCAATTCATCCAGATGATCTCGCTCGCCATGATGATGTGGTAGAGCAAGCCAGTCAGCAGGGTAAATCTTACGAGCTAGAATATCGCTTTTATCGCGCTGATGGCAGTTTACGCTATGCACTAGTACGAGGCGAAGTCATCTTGGATGCTCGAGGCGAGCCAAAACAGTTTATTGGCACAGTTCAGGATATTACCGATCGCAAACTGGCAGAAGAACAACTACGCAACCTTAGCGATCGCTTGTCTTTGGCCCTGCAATCAGGTGCGATCGCTACCTGGGATTGGGATATCATCCACAACCAAAACCACTGGGATGAGCGGATGTATAAACTGTATGGTATTGTGCCAGGGTCTGAAGGTTGGGCACTGTATCAAGATTGGTTAAATGTCATACATCCAGACGATCGCGCCCAAGCCGAAGCTAACGCCCAAGCTGCACTGCGGGGAGAGAAAGAATTTAATATAGAATTTCGCGCTATTCATCCAGATGGCAGCATCCGCCATATCAAAGCTGCTGCCATAGTCCAACGCAACCAGCAAGGTGAAGTACAACGGGCAGTAGGAATTAACTATGACATCACAGAGCTTAAACAAATAGAAGCAGCTCTACGTGAGAGCGAAAGCCGCTATGCAACCTTAGCAGAAGCATCACCAGTAGCTATTTTCCGGATTGATGCACAAGGCAATTGCGTTTACATGAATGAACGCTGGAGCGAGATGACTGGTAGAGCAACTGCATCGGCATTAGGAACGGGATGGTTAGATGCAGTGCATCCCGAAGACCGCGAATATATGCTCATGCACAGGTCGCAATCATTATCAAAAACCCCAAGATTGATTCGCAACGAAGGCAGACATTTACTTCCAGATGGTACAGTTACCTGGTTTTACGCCCAGTTAGTACCCGAAACTAATGCTGATGGCAACTTAATTGGGTATATCGGCACACTTACAGATATTACCAGTCGCAAACAAATAGAAGCCGCCCTTTGGGAAAGTGAACGCCGCTACGCGAGCTTGGCAGAAGCCTCACCAGTAGCTATCTTCCGAATAGATGGGGCTGGGCAGTGTATTTATGTTAACGAGCGCTGGAGTGAAATGACAGGCAGACCCGCTGAGGAAGCAATGGGTTACAAATGGTTAAATGCTATCTATCCTGAAGACCGCGATCGCTTTCTGGATCATATGTGTAATTTATCTGAACCACAAAGATTACGGCAGGATGAAGGTAGGCATTTACTTCCAGATGGCAGCATTGCCTGGTTTTACGTCCAAGTCCTCACCGAAACTGACCCAGAAGGTAACATCATTGGTTACGTCGGTACTTTAACAGATATCAATGCACGTAAAGAAGCAGAAATTGCCCTGCAAGAAAGTGAACGCCGCTATGCCACCTTAGCACAAGCTGCCCCGGTCGCGATTTTCCGCTTTGATACAACGGGGAATTGCACTTATGTCAATGATCGCTGGAGCGAGATGACAGGCAGACCAGTAGAAGATGCGATGGGGTTAAATTGGCTACAAGCTATTCACCCAGAAGACCGCGATCGCGCATGGCAAAAATGGTATCAATGGTCACAAACATCTCAGCTAGGAGAAATCTACCGTAGTGAAGGCAGACATCTGCAACCTGATGGCACTATTACCTGGTATTACTGCTATGTACTAGCGGAAACTAACTCCGAGGGTAGCATTATTGGTTACATTGGCACCTTGGCAGATATCACCGCGCGCAAAGCAGCAGAAATTGCCCTGCAAGAAAGTGAACGCCGCTATGCCAACTTAGCAGAAGCTTCTCCAGTAGCAATTTACCAATTGGATGCAGAAGATAACTGCATCTATGTCAATGAGCGCTGGAGCGAGATGACAGGCAGACCAGCAGAAGATGCAATGGGCTTCAAATGGTTTGAATCTATCCACCCAGACGACCGCGATCGCTTAAAAAAGGAATGGGAGCAATGGTTAGGAACATATCAGCAAGGAGAGGTGTATCACAATGAAGGCAGACATCTTTGGCCTGATGGTAAAATCACCTGGTTTGACTGCTATTTACTACCGGAAACTAACCCAGCAGGTACCATCATTGGTTACATTGGCACTTTAGTAGATACCACTGATCGCAAAGCCACAGAAATTGCCCTGCAAGAAAGTGAGCGCCGCTACGCCAACTTAGCACAAGCTGCTCCAGTCGCAATTTTCCGCTTTGATAATGAGATTAACTGCGTCTATGTCAACAATCGCTGGAGCCAGATCACTGGCAGACCAGCGGAGGCGGCAATGGGGCGACAATGGTTAGAAGCTATTCATCCAGACGATCGCGATCGCATGGGCAAGGAATGGGCGCAATGGATGCAAACACATAAACCAGGAGAAATCTACAAACATCAAGGCAGACATATTTGGCCTGATGGCAGGATCACCTGGTTTGACTCCTATGTCCTACCGGAAACTAACCAAGAAAGCAAAATTATTGGTTACATCGGTACCATCGTAGATATTACAGATCGCAAAGAAGCAGAAATTGCCTTACAAGAAAGTGAACGCCGCTATGCAACTTTGGCAGAGGCCGCACCAGTAGGCATTTATCGGTTTGATACCGAAGGTAACTGTGTGTATGTCAATGAGATCTGGAGTGAGATGACAGGGAGACCTACACAGGAAGCATTAGGCAAAGGATGGATCAAAGCATTGCACCCAGACGACCGCGAGCAACTTTTAACGGCTACATCAACATCTTTGGCACAAAAAAGCAGGAAAATTAGTGAAGGTAGACATCTGAAACCCGATGGTAGCATTAGCTGGTTCTATAGCCAAATGGTACCGGAAATTGATGCCAATGGTAATGTACTAGGTTATATTGGCACACTTACAGATATCACTGTTCGTAAGGAAGCAGAAATTGCCCTCAAAGAAAGCGAACGCCGCTATGCCACCTTAGCAGAAGCAGTGCCCGTGGGGATTATTCGATTTGATGCACAAGGTCATTGTATCTACGTCAACGAGCGCTGGAGCGAGATGACAGGACAGGCAATCACAGCAGCATTGGGAATGGGATACTTAGATGTCTTGCATCCTGAAGATCGCGATCAACTGTTGCTGGAATGGTCTCAATGGAGGCAATCACCTCAGCCCAGAAGACTTTTCCAAAGAGAAGGCAGGTATATTCGCCCAGATGGTAATATCAACTGGTTTTCTGGTTATGCATTACCCGAAATCAATCCCGATGGTATCGTTGTGGGGTATGTTGGTACACTCACAGATATTACCGAACGCAAGCGCAATGAAGATAAACTGCGAAAACTCTCTGATAGGCTAACCTTAGCACTGCAATCGGGAGGATTCGGCATTTGGGAATGGGATATCGTCAACGATGTCCTGTTTTGGGATGAGCGAATGTATGAACTTTACGGTGTGCAACCTTCTGAGTTTGATGGAGTATATGAAACTTGGATGCAACGCATTCATCCAGAAGATCGCGCTGCATCTGAAGAACTAAGTGAGAGAGTACGCCGAGGAGAGATGGAATATAATACGGAATTTCGTGTTGTTCATCCCGATGGCAGCATCCGCTATATTAAAGCCTACGCTCTGATTAAAAGAAATCAACAGGGTGAGGCACTCAGAATGGTGGGTGTCAATTACGACATGACAGAACGTAAATTAGCGGAACTGGAACTTATCCGTAACCGAGACCTACGCGAAGTAATTTATCATGAATCTACTGATGCCATCTTTCTCGTAGATCCGCAAACTCTGCTCACTATTGATTGTAATCGCCGGGCTGTAGAATTGTTTGCTGCTAACCATAAAGGTAATTTGATTGGTATAGCCGGACACACGCTTCATCGCCAGCCCTTCTCAGAAGACGAACTAGCTGCTATTGCAGCGGAAATGGAGTCAAAAGGCTTCTGGAGCCGAGAAATTGAATATGTTAATTATCAAGGCGATTCCTTTTGGGGAAACATTGCTGCCAAGCCGATTACCGTAGCAGGACGGAGACTAAATTTAGTCCGGATCACAGATATTAGCGATCGCAAGCAAACCGAAGAAATACTAACAACATATACACGCGAGTTAGCAGATTTATACAACCATGCTCCTTGCGGTTACCATTCGCTTGATGTTGACGGTCGATTCGTCAACATCAACGATACAGAGCTGGAATGGTTGGGTTACAGCTATGAAGAAATTATTGGACAACACTTTATTGACTATATTACAGAAGCCAGCCGCCCAGCATTTTTAGAAAACTATCCGCAATTTAAAGAACGCGGCTGGGTGAAAGACCTAGAATTTGACATGATTTGCAAAGATGGCACAATTTTACCAGTGCTGCTGAATGCAACTGCCGTCAAAGGTGAAGATGGTACTTTTATCTCCAGCCGTTCCAGCATTTTTGATATCCGCGATCGCAAACAAGCAGAACGAGAATTACAAGAATCCCGTACAATGCTGCGCTTGGTACTAGATACAATTCCCCAACGAGTATTTTGGAAAGATTGCGAATCGCGTTATTTAGGCTGTAATCCTAGTTTCGCCAACGATTGTCAGCAAACTCCCGATGAAATTATTGGCAAGACAGACTTAGACTTAACTTGGTCAGAATTCGCACACCTCTACCAGGCAGATGATGCCTTTGTCATCAACACCAAAACTGCCAAACTCGGCTATGAAGAGCCGAATGTCAATCTCAATGGTGAGCAAGTATGGTTGCGAACCAGTAAAGTACCGTTGACGAATAGTACAGGTGAAGTTATTGGAGTTCTAGGATCTTACGAAGATATTACTCAACGTAAACAAGCCGAAGAACAGCTACAGCATACAAATCAGCAGCTAGCACATGCTAACGTCGAATTAGCTCGTGCCACACGCTTGAAAGACGAATTTTTGGCAAATATGAGCCATGAACTGCGAACCCCACTTAATGCTATTTTGGGAATGTCTGAGGGTTTGCAAGAAAGTGTATTTGGCGAAGTCAATGAACGACAAATTAAAGCCATCTCTACTATCGAGCGCAGCGGCAAACATTTACTCGAACTGATCAATGACATTTTAGATTTATCTAAAATCGAATCTGGCAAACTAGAACTGCAACTGAGCGATGTTCCTGTCAGAACTCTGTGTGATGCTAGTATCAGCTTCATAAAACAGATGGCTTTGAAGAAAAATATCGGACTCAGTACTCGAATTGCCGACAATCTGGGCAATATTTATGTAGATGATCGCCGTTTGCGTCAAGTCCTGATCAACCTCCTCAGCAACGCCATTAAATTCACTCCCGAAGGCGGTTCCGTCAGGTTAGAAATCTGCCTGGAAGAAGCAGGAGAGCAAAAGAACAGGAAAGCAGAGGTAGCTAATTCTCCCTCATCTTCCTCATCCCCCACATCCCCCTCATCCCCCACATCCCCCTCATCCCCCACATCTCCCACATCCCCCACATCTCCCACATCCCCCCACATCTGCTTCTCCGTCATTGACACTGGTATCGGCATTCGCACAGAAGATATCAGTAGGTTATTTCAGCCTTTCATGCAGCTTGACAGCAGCCTTAACCGCCAGTATAATGGCACGGGTTTAGGATTGGCACTTGTACAGCGGATTGCTACCTTACATGGCGGAACTGTCTCAGTGAGCAGTAAAGTCGGTGAAGGTAGTTGTTTTATTGTTCGTATTCCGTACCAAACCAACGATCCTTTGTCCACAATGCAAGTAACGGCTCCATCCCCCAGCCATCGCCTTCCTGCTGATAATACTCAAGTTTTAATTATTGAAGACTCCATTCCTGCTGCCGAGCAAATTACTCGCTATTTGAGCGAAATGGGAATGCAACCTGCTGTCTATCCGCGCGGCGAAGGCTCTGTAGAGGAAGCAATACGCATTCAGCCT